The window ATCTTTATGAGCTCGCCTACTCCCTCAATATCCAGTTTCTGGAAAGGATCGGCGGGCCATATTTCCTTATTAATATAATCATTCATAAACTTACCTGAGTCATCGCGGCTTACTCCAAATACTGTTTGAGTAAGGTCATTCGTCCCGAAAGAGAAAAATTCCGCCTTTTCGGCTATTCTATCCGCGGTCAATGCCGCTCTTGGAATTTCGATCATAGTTCCCACAAGATAATCGACCTTCACGCCCGTGGATTCCTGTACCTCAGAAGCTGTAGATCTTACGAGCTCCTCCTGCATCACAAATTCCTCTACCGATCCTACAAGGGGAATCATTATCTCAGGTACCGGGTTTGATCCTTCTCCTGAGAGTTCGCAGGCAGCTTCGAAAATAGCTCTTACCTGCATCCGGGTTATCTCCGGATATACAATTCCAAGTCGACATCCTCTGTGACCAAGCATAGGATTTGACTCCTTGAGAGAGGCAATTTTTTCGCGGAGTTTATCCTCATTTACTACCATAGCCGAGGCCAGCTGGGATATTTCATTGTCTTCATGAGGAAGAAACTCGTGTAGAGGAGGATCGAGGGTTCTAATCGTCACAGGCCTGCCGTCCATAGCTTCAAAGATCCCCCGAAAATCATCTCTCTGCATTGGAAGAAGTTTTGAAAGAGCTTTCTCTCTTCCCTCAATATCGGACGCTAAAATCATTTCTCTTACAGCATCTATTCTGTTTCCCTCGAAGAACATATGTTCTGTTCTGCACAACCCAATACCTTCAACGCCAAAAGAAACAGCCGTAGAGGCCTGATCGGGCCTGTCGGCATTTGCCCTTACTCCGAGTTTTTTAATTTTCCCGGCCCACGACATAAGTTCTTCGTAATATGAATAAACTTCCGATTCCTCCCCGCTCATCGCACCCTCGATTACACGAATAACATCCGAGGGAGTTGTACTTACATTTCCCGATATCACTTCTCCGGTCGTGCCGTCTATTGAAATAAATTCCAGTTCCTTTATCAAGGTATCACCTGCTCTGATAACCCGATCTTTGTAGTTAATATTCAAATCTTTAGCGCCGGCAACACACACTTTCCCCATCTGCCTCGCCACAAGAGCCGCGTGAGAAGTAGCTCCGCCGGCGGAAGTGAGAATACCTTCGGCAACGCTCATACCTCGAATATCCTCCGGGCTTGTTTCCACTCTCACAAGTATGACTTTTTCACCTTCTTCCGCTTTTTTTTCAGCGTCATAAGCTGAGAAAACGACTCTTCCGGATGCAGCCCCCGGACCGGCATTTATCCCTCTGGCAACAAGACGTCCTTCATCTATCGCTTTCTGCTTTTCCTGAGTATCAAAGACCGGTCTTAGATATTGGTTTAACTGCTCCGGTTCCAATCTGGAAATTGCTGTCTCTTTTGAAATAATCCCATCCCTCACAAGGTCAACGGCAATTCTTATAGCTGCAAAGCCGGTCCTCTTACCCGTCCGTGTCTGAAGTATCCATAGTTTTTTATTCTGTATCGTAAATTCTAGATCCTGCATATCCCTGTAATGTTTCTCAAGGCGGTTCCTTACATCAAGAAGCTGATCATAGACATCTTTCATTTCTTCTTCGAGTGAAGGAATATCGGCATCTCCCTTCTGTTGAATATTTATTGGATGAGGCGTTCTTATACCGGCAACGACATCTTCCCCCTGAGCATTCATAAGATATTCACCGTAAAAATTATTCTCCCCCGTCGCGGGATTTCTTGTAAAAGCAACGCCCGTTCCCGAATCTAACCCAAGATTTCCAAATACCATAGCTTGAACGTTGACCGCCGTACCCCAATTATGAGGAATTCCGTTTAGCTTTCTATAGGCAATAGCCCTTTCATTATTCCAGGAATTAAAAACAGCTCCAATCGCCCGCCAGAGTTGTTCTTCAGGATCATCAGGAAAATCAAGATCTTTTTTATCTTTGATTAGTTGTTTATACTCTGAAACAAGATCTTTCAAGTCATCGACATCCAGGTCAATATCGTTGTCTATCTTCCTCTCTTTCTTCTTCTTAATAAGAATCTCTTCAAAGGGATCAATATCATCCCTTTCCTCGGGTTTCATTGCCAGAACTACATCACCGTACATCTGAATAAACCTGCGGTAACAATCCCAGGCGAAACGCTCATCTCCGGATTTTTCAGCAACACCTTTTACCGTTTCTGAGTTTAGACCGAGATTTAAAACTGTGTCCATCATTCCCGGCATACTTATACGCGCGCCGGAACGGATAGAAAGAAGGAGCGGATTGGCAGGATCACCGAATTCTGATCCCATTTCTTCTTCAATCTTCCTCAACTGCTTGGTAACCATCTCCTTTAAACCTTTAGGATATTCACCATTATTTTC of the Candidatus Krumholzibacteriota bacterium genome contains:
- the ppdK gene encoding pyruvate, phosphate dikinase; this encodes MDKEKLVYYFGSGKAEGNSKMGNLLGGKGANLAEMANLGIPVPPGFTISTKVCIDFYENNGEYPKGLKEMVTKQLRKIEEEMGSEFGDPANPLLLSIRSGARISMPGMMDTVLNLGLNSETVKGVAEKSGDERFAWDCYRRFIQMYGDVVLAMKPEERDDIDPFEEILIKKKKERKIDNDIDLDVDDLKDLVSEYKQLIKDKKDLDFPDDPEEQLWRAIGAVFNSWNNERAIAYRKLNGIPHNWGTAVNVQAMVFGNLGLDSGTGVAFTRNPATGENNFYGEYLMNAQGEDVVAGIRTPHPINIQQKGDADIPSLEEEMKDVYDQLLDVRNRLEKHYRDMQDLEFTIQNKKLWILQTRTGKRTGFAAIRIAVDLVRDGIISKETAISRLEPEQLNQYLRPVFDTQEKQKAIDEGRLVARGINAGPGAASGRVVFSAYDAEKKAEEGEKVILVRVETSPEDIRGMSVAEGILTSAGGATSHAALVARQMGKVCVAGAKDLNINYKDRVIRAGDTLIKELEFISIDGTTGEVISGNVSTTPSDVIRVIEGAMSGEESEVYSYYEELMSWAGKIKKLGVRANADRPDQASTAVSFGVEGIGLCRTEHMFFEGNRIDAVREMILASDIEGREKALSKLLPMQRDDFRGIFEAMDGRPVTIRTLDPPLHEFLPHEDNEISQLASAMVVNEDKLREKIASLKESNPMLGHRGCRLGIVYPEITRMQVRAIFEAACELSGEGSNPVPEIMIPLVGSVEEFVMQEELVRSTASEVQESTGVKVDYLVGTMIEIPRAALTADRIAEKAEFFSFGTNDLTQTVFGVSRDDSGKFMNDYINKEIWPADPFQKLDIEGVGELIKIAVEKGRNVKGDLKIGICGEHGGDPSSVLFCGNNGFDYVSCSPFRVPIAILAAAKAALNE